The following proteins come from a genomic window of Acanthopagrus latus isolate v.2019 chromosome 5, fAcaLat1.1, whole genome shotgun sequence:
- the golm1 gene encoding Golgi membrane protein 1 isoform X1 gives MGGLGNGRRGGRSPPLMIGALIACILVLGFNYWVSSSRNLELQTKLYELEGQVRRGAAERGVAELKKTEFQEEIMRQKEQLNHIETLYKRQLESAQDNCNQEKDMLQQNISSSTKTIQELKGQLNQLNDDLGKLQKELQSCQGNIKTLNNKLTYDMTHCHSQVLSQKELCDERVAAVKLELQKKMEKLVPPPVVSSKQDTAGNGAVKEDGTVRTVDDVVKTATVVSHTPSDSQSNANEPPELLTNEIIEEKGPDAPADLSPAKDFSEVESQPIPSAAAVKQDILPPPVGAVTTDEGEEETSKLVKNNLTDDKDMELMDVHEEGAQTEADPGMEGMLAGKVKADETPAGQKTEEPEDYDAEDQGEGGVDVERQQQSKRPESLDLEQELADYNGDDENEGEFEADKQAELAQV, from the exons ATGGGTGGGCTGGGAAACGGCCGTCGTGGAGGAAGATCACCCCCTCTGATGATTGGCGCTCTAATCGCCTGCATCCTGGTTCTGGGCTTTAACTACTGGGTGTCCAGCTCCCGCAACCTGGAGCTACAG ACGAAGCTGTACGAGTTGGAAGGCCAGGTGCGACGTGGAGCAGCAGAGCGAGGAGTagctgagctgaagaagactgAGTTCCAGGAGGAGATCATGAGACAGAAGGAGCAGCTAAACCACATAGAGACCCTCTACAAGAGACAGCTGGAAAGTGCCCAGGACAACTGCAACCAAGAGAag gacatgctgcagcagaacaTTTCCTCCAGCACCAAAACCATACAGGAACTCAAAG GTCAGCTGAATCAGCTGAACGATGACCTGGGCAAGCTtcagaaggagctgcagagttgcCAAGGCAACATCAAAACCCTTAACAACAAACTCACATATGACAT GACCCACTGTCACTCCCAGGTCCTGTCCCAGAAGGAGTTGTGTGATGAGAGAGTGGCTGCTGTTAAACTTGAactgcagaagaaaatggagaagCTCGTCCCCCCTCCAGTTGTTTCCTCAAAG CAGGACACTGCAGGGAATGGAGCAGTAAAAGAGGACGGAACAGTCAGGACTGTGGACGATGTAGTGAAGACGGCAACTGTTGTAAGCCACACGCCGAGTGACTCTCAGTCCAATGCAAATGAACCACCTGAACTACTGACCAATGAGATCATCGAGGAAAAAG GTCCGGATGCCCCAGCAGACCTGAGTCCAGCTAAGGATTTCTCTGAGGTCGAGTCCCAGCCTAttccctcagctgctgcagtcaagCAGGACATTTTGCCACCACCAGTGGGAGCTGTAACAACAGATGAGGGTGAAGAAGAGACCAGCAAACTTGTGAAGAATAATCTGACTGACGATAAAGACATGGAGCTGATGGATGTGCATGAAGAGGGGGCCCAGACAGAAG CAGACCCTGGGATGGAAGGCATGCTGGCTGGCAAGGTGAAGGCTGATGAGACTCCTGCTGGTCAGAAGACTGAGGAGCCAGAAGATTATGATGCAGAAGATCAAGGAGAGGGTGGAGTCGATGTGGAGAGACAACAGCAAAGCAAACGGCCAGAAAGTTTAG ACTTGGAGCAGGAGCTGGCTGACTATAACGGGGATGATGAGAACGAAGGAGAGTTTGAAGCTGACAAACAAGCTGAACTTGCTCAAGTATAA
- the golm1 gene encoding Golgi membrane protein 1 isoform X3 — MGGLGNGRRGGRSPPLMIGALIACILVLGFNYWVSSSRNLELQTKLYELEGQVRRGAAERGVAELKKTEFQEEIMRQKEQLNHIETLYKRQLESAQDNCNQEKDMLQQNISSSTKTIQELKGQLNQLNDDLGKLQKELQSCQGNIKTLNNKLTYDMTHCHSQVLSQKELCDERVAAVKLELQKKMEKLVPPPVVSSKDTAGNGAVKEDGTVRTVDDVVKTATVVSHTPSDSQSNANEPPELLTNEIIEEKGPDAPADLSPAKDFSEVESQPIPSAAAVKQDILPPPVGAVTTDEGEEETSKLVKNNLTDDKDMELMDVHEEGAQTEADPGMEGMLAGKVKADETPAGQKTEEPEDYDAEDQGEGGVDVERQQQSKRPESLDLEQELADYNGDDENEGEFEADKQAELAQV; from the exons ATGGGTGGGCTGGGAAACGGCCGTCGTGGAGGAAGATCACCCCCTCTGATGATTGGCGCTCTAATCGCCTGCATCCTGGTTCTGGGCTTTAACTACTGGGTGTCCAGCTCCCGCAACCTGGAGCTACAG ACGAAGCTGTACGAGTTGGAAGGCCAGGTGCGACGTGGAGCAGCAGAGCGAGGAGTagctgagctgaagaagactgAGTTCCAGGAGGAGATCATGAGACAGAAGGAGCAGCTAAACCACATAGAGACCCTCTACAAGAGACAGCTGGAAAGTGCCCAGGACAACTGCAACCAAGAGAag gacatgctgcagcagaacaTTTCCTCCAGCACCAAAACCATACAGGAACTCAAAG GTCAGCTGAATCAGCTGAACGATGACCTGGGCAAGCTtcagaaggagctgcagagttgcCAAGGCAACATCAAAACCCTTAACAACAAACTCACATATGACAT GACCCACTGTCACTCCCAGGTCCTGTCCCAGAAGGAGTTGTGTGATGAGAGAGTGGCTGCTGTTAAACTTGAactgcagaagaaaatggagaagCTCGTCCCCCCTCCAGTTGTTTCCTCAAAG GACACTGCAGGGAATGGAGCAGTAAAAGAGGACGGAACAGTCAGGACTGTGGACGATGTAGTGAAGACGGCAACTGTTGTAAGCCACACGCCGAGTGACTCTCAGTCCAATGCAAATGAACCACCTGAACTACTGACCAATGAGATCATCGAGGAAAAAG GTCCGGATGCCCCAGCAGACCTGAGTCCAGCTAAGGATTTCTCTGAGGTCGAGTCCCAGCCTAttccctcagctgctgcagtcaagCAGGACATTTTGCCACCACCAGTGGGAGCTGTAACAACAGATGAGGGTGAAGAAGAGACCAGCAAACTTGTGAAGAATAATCTGACTGACGATAAAGACATGGAGCTGATGGATGTGCATGAAGAGGGGGCCCAGACAGAAG CAGACCCTGGGATGGAAGGCATGCTGGCTGGCAAGGTGAAGGCTGATGAGACTCCTGCTGGTCAGAAGACTGAGGAGCCAGAAGATTATGATGCAGAAGATCAAGGAGAGGGTGGAGTCGATGTGGAGAGACAACAGCAAAGCAAACGGCCAGAAAGTTTAG ACTTGGAGCAGGAGCTGGCTGACTATAACGGGGATGATGAGAACGAAGGAGAGTTTGAAGCTGACAAACAAGCTGAACTTGCTCAAGTATAA
- the golm1 gene encoding Golgi membrane protein 1 isoform X2, protein MGGLGNGRRGGRSPPLMIGALIACILVLGFNYWVSSSRNLELQTKLYELEGQVRRGAAERGVAELKKTEFQEEIMRQKEQLNHIETLYKRQLESAQDNCNQEKDMLQQNISSSTKTIQELKGQLNQLNDDLGKLQKELQSCQGNIKTLNNKLTYDMTHCHSQVLSQKELCDERVAAVKLELQKKMEKLVPPPVVSSKQDTAGNGAVKEDGTVRTVDDVVKTATVVSHTPSDSQSNANEPPELLTNEIIEEKGPDAPADLSPAKDFSEVESQPIPSAAAVKQDILPPPVGAVTTDEGEEETSKLVKNNLTDDKDMELMDVHEEGAQTEDPGMEGMLAGKVKADETPAGQKTEEPEDYDAEDQGEGGVDVERQQQSKRPESLDLEQELADYNGDDENEGEFEADKQAELAQV, encoded by the exons ATGGGTGGGCTGGGAAACGGCCGTCGTGGAGGAAGATCACCCCCTCTGATGATTGGCGCTCTAATCGCCTGCATCCTGGTTCTGGGCTTTAACTACTGGGTGTCCAGCTCCCGCAACCTGGAGCTACAG ACGAAGCTGTACGAGTTGGAAGGCCAGGTGCGACGTGGAGCAGCAGAGCGAGGAGTagctgagctgaagaagactgAGTTCCAGGAGGAGATCATGAGACAGAAGGAGCAGCTAAACCACATAGAGACCCTCTACAAGAGACAGCTGGAAAGTGCCCAGGACAACTGCAACCAAGAGAag gacatgctgcagcagaacaTTTCCTCCAGCACCAAAACCATACAGGAACTCAAAG GTCAGCTGAATCAGCTGAACGATGACCTGGGCAAGCTtcagaaggagctgcagagttgcCAAGGCAACATCAAAACCCTTAACAACAAACTCACATATGACAT GACCCACTGTCACTCCCAGGTCCTGTCCCAGAAGGAGTTGTGTGATGAGAGAGTGGCTGCTGTTAAACTTGAactgcagaagaaaatggagaagCTCGTCCCCCCTCCAGTTGTTTCCTCAAAG CAGGACACTGCAGGGAATGGAGCAGTAAAAGAGGACGGAACAGTCAGGACTGTGGACGATGTAGTGAAGACGGCAACTGTTGTAAGCCACACGCCGAGTGACTCTCAGTCCAATGCAAATGAACCACCTGAACTACTGACCAATGAGATCATCGAGGAAAAAG GTCCGGATGCCCCAGCAGACCTGAGTCCAGCTAAGGATTTCTCTGAGGTCGAGTCCCAGCCTAttccctcagctgctgcagtcaagCAGGACATTTTGCCACCACCAGTGGGAGCTGTAACAACAGATGAGGGTGAAGAAGAGACCAGCAAACTTGTGAAGAATAATCTGACTGACGATAAAGACATGGAGCTGATGGATGTGCATGAAGAGGGGGCCCAGACAGAAG ACCCTGGGATGGAAGGCATGCTGGCTGGCAAGGTGAAGGCTGATGAGACTCCTGCTGGTCAGAAGACTGAGGAGCCAGAAGATTATGATGCAGAAGATCAAGGAGAGGGTGGAGTCGATGTGGAGAGACAACAGCAAAGCAAACGGCCAGAAAGTTTAG ACTTGGAGCAGGAGCTGGCTGACTATAACGGGGATGATGAGAACGAAGGAGAGTTTGAAGCTGACAAACAAGCTGAACTTGCTCAAGTATAA
- the naa35 gene encoding N-alpha-acetyltransferase 35, NatC auxiliary subunit produces the protein MVMKSAVEDDDAGWGLGIPEKMKNNANWVDITHEFKGACKELNLGELLHDKLFGLFEAMSAIEMMDPKMDAGMIGNQVNRKVLNFEQAIKEGAIKVKDLSLPELIGIIDTCFCCLITWLEGHSLAQTVFTCLYVHNPDLIEEPALKAFALGILKVCDIAREKVNKAAVFEEEDFQAMTYGFKMANNVTDLRVTGMLKDVEDELQRKVKSTRSRQGEQRNPEVELEHQQCLALFNRIKFTRLLLTALITFTKKETSSVCEAQKLVAQAADLLSAIHSSIQHGIQSQNDTTKGDHPIMMGFEPLVNQRLLPPTFPRYAKIIKREDMVAYFGKLIERIKTVCDVINTTNLHGILDFFCEFSEQSPCVLSRSLLQTTFLIDNKKVFGTHLMQDMIKDALRYFVSPPVLSYKCCLFNNHQAKDYMDSFVTHCTRPFCSLIQIHGHNRARQRDKLGHILEEFATLQDEAEKVDAALHSLLMKLEPQRQHLACLGTWILYHNLRIMIQYLLSGFELELYSMHEYYYIYWYLSEFLYAWLMSTLSRADSSQMAEERILEEQLKGRSSKKTKKKKKVRPLSKEITMSQAYQNMCAGMYKTMVALDMDGKVRKPQFELDSEQVRYEHRFAPFNSVVTPPPVHYIQFKEMSDLKKYNPPPGSADLYMAASKHFQQAKLILENVPSPDPEVNRILKVAKPNIVVMKLLAGGHKKETKVLPEFDFSAHKYFPVVKII, from the exons ATGATCGGAAACCAGGTCAACAGGAAAGTGCTGAACTTTGAACAAGCTATCAAG GAAGGTGCCATCAAGGTGAAAGATCTAAGTCTTCCTGAACTCATCGGCATCATAGAcacatgtttctgctgtttg ATCACATGGCTGGAGGGTCACTCCCTGGCACAGACTGTGTTCACCTGTCTTTACGTCCATAACCCCGACCTGATAGAGGAGCCAGCCCTCAAAGCCTTTGCCCTGGGCATCCTGAAGGTGTGTGACATTGCACGAGAGAAAGTCaacaaagctgctgtgtttgaggag GAGGACTTCCAGGCCATGACTTATGGCTTCAAGATGGCCAATAATGTCACAGACCTGCGGGTAACAG GAATGCTGAAAGATGTGGAGGATGAGTTGCAGAGGAAAGTAAAG AGCACACGCAGTCGACAGGGAGAGCAGCGAAACCCGGAGGTTGAGCTGGAG catcAGCAGTGTTTGGCACTTTTCAATAGAATCAAGTTCACGCGCCTTCTTCTGACTGCACTGATCACCTTTACCAAGAAAGAG aCCAGCTCGGTGTGTGAGGCCCAGAAGCTTGTGGCTCAGGCAGCTGACCTCTTATCAGCTATTCATTCCAGTATTCAGCACGGTATCCAATCACAGAATGACACCACTAAAGGAG ACCATCCCATCATGATGGGCTTTGAGCCCCTGGTAAACCAGAGATTGCTGCCACCCACCTTTCCCCGCTACGCCAAGATCATTAAGAGGGAGGACATGGTGGCCTACTTCGGCAAACTCATAGAACGCATCAAGACCGTGTGTGACGTGATCAACACCACCAACCTGCATGGCATACTG GACTTCTTCTGTGAGTTCAGTGAACAGTCTCCCTGTGTGCTCTCTAGATCTCTTCTCCAG ACGACGTTCTTGATAGATAATAAGAAAGTGTTTGGGACCCACCTGATGCAAGACATGATTAAAGATGCTCTGAGATACTTCGTCAGCCCGCCTGTCCTCTCCTACAA gtGTTGTCTTTTCAACAACCACCAGGCGAAGGACTACATGGACTCCTTTGTTACACACTGCACCAGG CCGTTCTGCAGTCTGATCCAGATCCATGGACACAACCGGGCTCGACAGAGAGACAAGCTGGGTCACATTCTTGAAGAGTTTGCCACGCTGCAGGACGAG GCAGAGAAGGTGGATGCAGCCCTGCACAGCTTGCTGATGAAACTTGAGCCTCAGCGGCAGCATCTAGCCTGTCTCGGCACCTGGATCCTCTATCATAACCTGAGGATCATGATCCAGTACCTGCTGAGTGGCTTTGAACTGGAGCTGTACAGCATGCATGAATACTACTACATCTACTG GTACCTGTCAGAGTTCCTGTACGCATGGCTGATGTCCACTCTGAGCAGAGCCGACTCCTCTCAGATGGCAGAGGAGAGGATTCTGGAAGAGCAGCTGAAAGGACGCAGCAGCAAAAagaccaagaagaagaaaaagg TTCGTCCTCTCAGCAAGGAGATTACCATGAGTCAGGCATACCAGAACATGTGCGCTGGCATGTACAAG ACCATGGTAGCTCTGGATATGGACGGGAAGGTGCGTAAGCCTCAATTCGAGTTGGACAGCGAGCAGGTTCGCTATGAGCATCGTTTTGCCCCCTTCAACAGCGTGGTCACTCCGCCACCTGTGCACTACATCCAGTTCAAG GAGATGTCAGATCTGAAGAAGTACAATCCTCCACCAGGCTCCGCTGACCTATATATGGCCGCCAGCAAACACTTCCAGCAAGCCAAGCTCATCCTAGAAAATGTGCCCAGCCCAGACCCTGAG GTTAACCGTATACTGAAGGTGGCCAAGCCTAACATTGTAGTCATGAAGCTCCTGGCTGGAGGGCACAAGAAGGAGACCAAG GTGCTCCCAGAATTCGACTTCTCAGCTCACAAGTACTTCCCTGTGGTCAAGATCATCTGA